A region of Myxococcus stipitatus DSM 14675 DNA encodes the following proteins:
- a CDS encoding LamG domain-containing protein, translating to MSRRCRSWWVPRVALLCFAGVAATDSLAVERPSLVNTRILTPFSANGHASTVDGRVFVGNIREDSATTTTTWVAKAFRPEAVTYDTQGKPDLSSAFSYGRITQVRNGENALAFCFTQPAVPYQMVDGLAVYQPYIVDSQMFNGPNVFRRRPADIRVSQPFTAQADVSSFTTGTLETLITVTGATLRGIEPTMTSDGRLLIFQGGPFNDGGIDHLMYSYNPTPCAAFGWSNPRPLSMMYNDTTSGVQRYPLARWGLKSATGELFGDTTSGALLRGAYPWVDHEGRNVTYMGVLYKDGARREAVSLIGADTGWAAHHIDGAINTGRLDIAHLFYSSPMWNFERERPPEQNLPNGTDNKSHYLPVTKSHDVLALFGSNTSDYNEVDVGELRDPFQLLSLPMNELVTRAGTYDLTRTPDYSGYFYTGTLIGTAFTSTGNFVTQPSSGSLWQPHGKGKALILPGGGALSVNVTDATGTVRGVGSAVRGFTVQLAVKPDANIHAGCTTGNPYRYLLHKVGALDLVFEANNTVQMSFVIKGTRVRLGPSLPLPLDEWTHLAYTWDGVTGAFREYINGVPSNRALPVAPGTFRIGTGLLSIGASSVLNTESCPANGEGSFKGAIDEVRFFNHARSARSICMISHGANCLRESIQETPTEGQFGMSQQAFQCNSYSALGSRACSSAMHRVCAQRGAHDALASSTNILETIQQLIGERPPISLLGALAAATPTDVSVACAPIQHESVPVTFEELARLHTLCTDDRAAQTFDCTAAAHRWCNKLGWTTGQIFEVTSRPWVGCFNSGLVVDVTKDQFGPASNSGAFMSTDSKLEVSQWCQARGYGAGVVQELRSGFLVQTHCFQPAVTVPWKINP from the coding sequence ATGTCGAGACGTTGTCGTTCGTGGTGGGTTCCACGCGTCGCCTTGCTGTGCTTCGCGGGAGTGGCGGCGACCGACTCGCTCGCAGTCGAGCGCCCCTCGCTGGTGAACACACGCATCCTCACGCCCTTCAGCGCCAACGGCCACGCCTCCACGGTCGACGGCCGCGTCTTCGTGGGCAACATCCGGGAGGACTCGGCGACGACGACCACGACGTGGGTCGCCAAGGCATTCCGCCCCGAAGCCGTGACGTATGACACGCAGGGCAAGCCCGACCTCTCCAGCGCGTTCTCGTACGGGCGCATCACCCAGGTGAGGAACGGAGAGAACGCGCTCGCGTTCTGCTTCACCCAACCCGCCGTGCCCTACCAGATGGTGGATGGGCTCGCGGTGTATCAGCCCTACATCGTCGACTCGCAGATGTTCAACGGGCCCAACGTGTTCCGCCGCCGCCCCGCGGACATCCGGGTGTCCCAGCCCTTCACCGCGCAGGCGGACGTGTCCTCGTTCACCACCGGCACCCTGGAGACGCTGATCACCGTCACCGGCGCGACCCTCCGGGGCATCGAGCCCACGATGACGTCCGATGGCCGGCTGCTCATCTTCCAGGGCGGCCCCTTCAACGACGGCGGCATCGACCACCTGATGTACTCGTACAACCCGACGCCGTGCGCCGCCTTCGGCTGGAGCAACCCGCGCCCCTTGTCGATGATGTACAACGACACGACCTCGGGAGTTCAGCGATACCCGCTGGCTCGCTGGGGTCTCAAGTCCGCCACCGGTGAGCTCTTCGGCGACACGACCTCCGGCGCCCTGCTCCGAGGCGCCTATCCCTGGGTGGACCACGAGGGACGCAACGTCACGTACATGGGGGTCCTCTACAAGGATGGGGCGCGCCGGGAGGCCGTGAGCCTGATTGGCGCGGACACGGGCTGGGCCGCGCACCACATCGATGGCGCCATCAACACGGGCCGACTGGATATCGCGCACCTCTTCTACTCGAGCCCCATGTGGAACTTCGAGCGGGAGCGCCCCCCGGAGCAGAACCTCCCGAACGGCACCGACAACAAGAGCCACTACCTGCCCGTCACCAAGTCCCACGACGTCCTCGCCCTCTTCGGCAGCAACACGTCGGACTACAACGAGGTCGACGTCGGCGAGCTGCGAGACCCCTTCCAACTGCTCAGCCTGCCCATGAACGAGCTGGTGACGCGCGCGGGCACCTACGACTTGACGCGCACCCCGGACTATTCGGGCTACTTCTACACGGGCACCCTCATCGGCACCGCGTTCACCTCCACGGGCAACTTCGTGACCCAGCCCAGCTCCGGCTCGCTGTGGCAGCCCCATGGCAAGGGCAAGGCGCTCATCCTCCCCGGCGGCGGGGCCCTGTCCGTGAATGTGACGGACGCCACTGGCACCGTGCGCGGCGTGGGCTCCGCCGTGCGAGGCTTCACCGTGCAGCTCGCCGTGAAGCCCGACGCGAACATCCACGCGGGCTGCACCACGGGCAATCCCTACCGCTACCTCCTCCACAAGGTCGGGGCGCTCGACCTCGTCTTCGAGGCCAACAACACGGTGCAGATGTCCTTCGTCATCAAGGGCACACGCGTGCGCCTGGGGCCCAGCCTCCCGCTCCCCCTCGATGAATGGACCCACCTGGCCTACACCTGGGACGGCGTCACCGGGGCCTTCCGGGAGTACATCAACGGGGTGCCCTCGAACCGCGCCCTCCCAGTGGCCCCGGGAACCTTCCGCATCGGCACGGGCCTGTTGTCCATTGGCGCGAGCAGCGTGCTGAACACCGAGTCCTGCCCCGCCAACGGCGAGGGCTCCTTCAAGGGCGCCATCGACGAGGTGCGCTTCTTCAACCACGCGCGCTCGGCCCGCTCCATCTGCATGATCTCCCACGGCGCGAACTGTCTGCGGGAGTCCATCCAGGAGACCCCCACGGAGGGACAGTTCGGGATGAGCCAGCAGGCATTCCAGTGCAACAGCTACTCGGCGCTGGGCTCGCGAGCGTGCTCCTCCGCCATGCACCGCGTCTGCGCGCAGCGGGGGGCCCATGACGCGCTGGCCTCCAGCACCAACATCCTCGAGACGATTCAGCAGCTCATCGGCGAACGGCCGCCCATCTCGCTCCTGGGAGCGCTCGCCGCCGCCACGCCCACCGACGTCAGCGTGGCGTGCGCCCCCATCCAGCACGAGAGCGTCCCGGTCACCTTCGAGGAGCTGGCGCGCCTGCACACGCTCTGCACCGATGACCGCGCCGCGCAGACCTTCGACTGCACCGCCGCCGCCCATCGCTGGTGCAACAAGCTGGGCTGGACGACGGGGCAGATCTTCGAGGTGACGTCACGCCCCTGGGTGGGGTGCTTCAACTCCGGCCTCGTCGTGGATGTCACCAAGGACCAGTTCGGCCCCGCGTCCAACTCCGGCGCGTTCATGTCCACCGACTCCAAGCTGGAAGTCAGCCAGTGGTGCCAGGCGCGAGGATACGGCGCGGGCGTGGTGCAGGAGCTGCGCTCGGGCTTTCTCGTGCAGACCCACTGCTTCCAGCCCGCGGTGACGGTGCCGTGGAAGATCAACCCCTGA